From one Tetragenococcus osmophilus genomic stretch:
- a CDS encoding DUF456 domain-containing protein: protein MTERVIIMNFEENAKAYQAFSMIKKVQENQELSGEQMAVVTHSNDEQHQFNVEDFIDFTGTNQTSKGGLIGMIVGILGGPLGIILGWFGGSVIGASRDSKEIRQAQTIFDFVGNKIDVGETGLILIADETDNRPLNQIIMMELGGEIARFDLAEVQEEIRKAQEVEETTKENTKKDWDEKHKE from the coding sequence ATGACTGAACGCGTAATTATTATGAACTTTGAAGAAAATGCTAAAGCTTACCAAGCATTTTCTATGATAAAAAAAGTACAAGAAAACCAAGAACTTAGTGGTGAACAAATGGCCGTTGTTACTCATTCAAACGATGAGCAGCATCAATTTAATGTAGAAGATTTCATTGACTTTACTGGTACAAATCAAACTTCAAAGGGCGGCCTTATTGGGATGATTGTTGGCATTTTAGGCGGACCTTTAGGTATAATTTTAGGTTGGTTTGGAGGAAGTGTTATTGGCGCTTCAAGAGACAGTAAAGAAATACGCCAAGCGCAAACAATTTTTGACTTTGTTGGTAATAAAATTGATGTGGGAGAAACAGGTTTAATTTTAATTGCAGATGAAACAGATAACCGACCACTAAACCAAATAATTATGATGGAATTAGGCGGAGAAATTGCTCGCTTTGATTTAGCAGAAGTGCAAGAAGAAATAAGGAAAGCCCAGGAAGTAGAAGAAACAACTAAAGAAAATACCAAAAAAGATTGGGACGAAAAACATAAAGAATAA
- a CDS encoding DUF871 domain-containing protein, with amino-acid sequence MGKMGISLYPERSTFAKDKAYLDLAYKYGFKRVFTSLLQIEKEKNQVLAEFKQVIDYANSLDMEVMVDINPRLFEQLDISYNDLSFFYELGADGLRLDLGFTGAEEAQMTRNPYRLKIEINMSGGTNYVDNIMSYSPNTDNLLGSHNFYPHRYTGLGYQHFVYCSEKFRGYNLNTMAFVNSQAATFGPWPIQDGLCTLEDHRTLAIETQVKHLLLTGLIDDITVANAYASEAELQAMAESFHALYPVLHVDVAKDITENERRCLFNHLHSYRGDASEYLLRSTMTRVYYKDETFPAHNTQDMLRGDVLIDNERYGQYKGETQIALQAMSNDGRTNVVGRIAAEELFLLQFLKPWSSFGLVENK; translated from the coding sequence ATGGGAAAGATGGGGATTTCGCTCTATCCAGAACGTTCTACTTTTGCCAAGGACAAGGCTTATTTGGATTTGGCGTATAAATATGGGTTTAAACGGGTCTTTACTAGTCTCTTACAAATAGAAAAGGAAAAGAATCAAGTGTTAGCTGAATTTAAGCAAGTCATAGATTATGCTAATTCTCTTGATATGGAAGTTATGGTTGATATCAATCCTCGTCTATTTGAACAATTAGATATTTCATATAATGACTTATCTTTTTTTTATGAGTTAGGCGCAGATGGATTGCGATTAGACTTAGGCTTTACAGGAGCCGAAGAAGCACAAATGACACGCAATCCCTATCGTTTAAAAATTGAAATCAATATGAGTGGTGGGACGAATTATGTGGATAATATTATGTCTTACTCACCAAATACGGATAATCTATTAGGTTCGCATAATTTTTACCCTCATCGTTATACGGGGTTAGGCTATCAGCACTTTGTCTATTGTTCTGAAAAATTTCGAGGTTACAATTTAAACACTATGGCATTTGTTAATTCGCAAGCTGCTACGTTTGGACCTTGGCCAATACAAGACGGATTATGTACACTAGAAGACCATCGTACACTAGCTATTGAAACTCAAGTAAAACATTTACTTCTAACTGGTTTGATTGATGATATTACAGTTGCCAATGCTTATGCATCTGAGGCTGAATTACAAGCTATGGCGGAAAGTTTTCATGCTCTTTATCCGGTCTTACATGTCGATGTTGCCAAAGATATCACAGAAAATGAAAGGCGTTGTTTGTTTAACCATTTGCATAGCTATCGTGGAGATGCTTCGGAATATCTCTTACGTTCTACGATGACTCGGGTTTATTATAAAGATGAAACCTTTCCTGCACATAATACACAAGATATGCTGCGAGGAGATGTGCTGATTGATAATGAAAGATACGGGCAATATAAAGGAGAAACACAGATCGCGTTACAAGCAATGTCAAATGATGGACGGACGAACGTCGTAGGTCGTATTGCTGCAGAAGAGTTATTTTTACTTCAATTTTTAAAACCTTGGTCTAGTTTTGGTTTGGTAGAGAATAAATAA
- a CDS encoding SDR family NAD(P)-dependent oxidoreductase produces MNLKNKTILVTGASSGLGEQICYEAAKKGAIVIVCARRIQLIGQVKEKCSELSQNDAYAFQLDISDPQSIERVYEKVKEEVGSVDYLVNDAGFGYYEDFVAFEQAKIREMFEVNVLGLMLLTQRVAIDMLEAKKGHIINVSSMAGKMATPKSSVYSATKFAVLGFSNALRLELKPFGINVTTVNPGPIQTEFFDKADPSGNYLAQVGALAIKPDKLATKIVKQMNHPKREINQPVIMEFAARAYQLFPKVGDFLAGGIFNQK; encoded by the coding sequence ATGAATTTAAAAAATAAAACTATTCTAGTGACTGGAGCTTCTTCTGGTTTAGGAGAGCAGATTTGTTATGAAGCAGCTAAGAAGGGCGCTATTGTTATTGTTTGTGCTCGTCGCATCCAATTGATTGGCCAAGTAAAAGAAAAATGTAGTGAATTAAGTCAAAATGACGCATATGCTTTTCAATTGGACATTTCAGACCCTCAAAGTATTGAACGTGTATATGAAAAAGTTAAAGAAGAGGTCGGTTCCGTCGACTATTTAGTTAACGATGCTGGTTTTGGTTATTATGAGGATTTTGTGGCATTTGAACAAGCAAAAATTCGGGAAATGTTTGAAGTCAATGTCTTAGGCTTAATGCTTTTGACACAACGAGTAGCTATTGATATGTTGGAAGCTAAAAAAGGTCATATTATAAATGTTTCTTCTATGGCTGGAAAAATGGCAACACCTAAATCAAGTGTGTATTCCGCTACAAAGTTTGCCGTACTTGGCTTTTCCAATGCTTTACGTTTGGAATTAAAACCATTTGGTATTAATGTTACTACGGTAAATCCAGGCCCTATTCAAACAGAATTTTTTGATAAAGCAGACCCAAGCGGAAATTATTTAGCACAAGTAGGGGCTCTTGCGATTAAACCAGATAAATTAGCTACTAAAATTGTTAAACAGATGAATCATCCTAAGCGAGAAATTAACCAGCCAGTTATTATGGAGTTTGCTGCTCGAGCTTACCAGCTATTTCCTAAAGTAGGTGATTTTTTAGCTGGTGGAATATTTAACCAAAAATAG
- the obgE gene encoding GTPase ObgE, with protein sequence MSMFFDQTTIDVKAGNGGNGAVAFRREKYVPNGGPAGGDGGRGGDVVFVVDEGLRTLMDFRYNRRFKAKSGENGMNKSMHGRGAQNLYVKVPQGTIVRDEDTGALLGDLVENGQTLTIAKGGRGGRGNIHFATAKNSAPEISENGEPGDERKINLELRVLADVGLVGFPSVGKSTLLSVVSSAKPKIAAYHFTTLAPNLGMVSASNGANFVIADLPGLIEGASQGVGLGIQFLRHIERTRVLLHVIDMSGMEGRDPYEDYQAINQELASYDLQLLERPQIIVANKMDMPDAQENLEEFKQKLAQEQTEEASDLPLIFPISGITKQGIDTLVNATADLLEDAPMFPIYEEETTGEDTVQYGYTSENPDFEIQRDPDATWVLTGDKLEKQFEMTNFDHEESIRRFTRQLRKMGVDETLRKQGAKDGDLVRIKDFVFEFVE encoded by the coding sequence ATGTCCATGTTTTTTGATCAAACAACAATCGATGTGAAAGCAGGAAATGGGGGTAACGGCGCAGTTGCTTTTCGTAGGGAAAAATACGTTCCTAATGGTGGACCTGCTGGCGGCGATGGAGGCCGTGGTGGCGATGTTGTATTCGTCGTTGATGAAGGTTTACGAACATTAATGGATTTTCGTTATAACCGACGTTTTAAAGCTAAGTCAGGAGAAAACGGCATGAATAAAAGCATGCACGGCCGGGGAGCGCAAAATCTTTACGTTAAAGTGCCTCAAGGAACGATCGTACGTGATGAAGATACAGGCGCTTTACTTGGTGACTTAGTAGAAAATGGTCAAACCCTTACTATCGCAAAAGGTGGAAGAGGCGGCCGTGGCAATATACACTTTGCTACTGCAAAAAATTCTGCTCCTGAAATTTCAGAAAATGGCGAGCCAGGAGACGAAAGAAAAATTAATTTAGAATTAAGAGTATTAGCAGACGTTGGATTGGTAGGATTTCCTTCTGTTGGAAAATCAACTTTATTATCAGTAGTTTCTTCGGCTAAACCTAAAATTGCTGCCTATCATTTTACTACTTTGGCTCCGAATTTAGGAATGGTTTCTGCTTCAAATGGCGCTAATTTTGTAATAGCTGACCTGCCCGGTCTAATTGAAGGTGCTTCTCAAGGCGTAGGTTTAGGAATTCAATTTCTACGTCACATAGAACGGACAAGAGTTCTTTTGCATGTCATTGATATGAGTGGCATGGAAGGACGCGATCCTTATGAGGACTACCAAGCAATTAATCAAGAATTAGCTTCTTACGATCTTCAGTTATTAGAGCGTCCGCAAATCATTGTTGCAAACAAAATGGATATGCCTGATGCCCAAGAAAACTTGGAAGAATTTAAACAAAAGTTAGCGCAAGAACAAACAGAAGAAGCAAGTGATTTACCGTTAATCTTTCCTATTTCTGGAATAACCAAACAAGGAATTGATACTTTAGTCAATGCTACGGCTGACTTATTAGAAGATGCGCCGATGTTTCCAATTTATGAAGAAGAAACGACAGGAGAAGACACTGTACAATATGGTTATACTTCTGAAAATCCTGATTTTGAAATTCAAAGGGACCCGGATGCTACTTGGGTATTAACTGGTGATAAGTTAGAAAAGCAATTTGAAATGACAAATTTTGATCATGAGGAATCTATTCGACGATTTACTCGGCAGCTACGAAAAATGGGTGTGGATGAGACTTTACGTAAACAAGGGGCAAAAGACGGCGATCTTGTTCGAATTAAAGATTTTGTCTTTGAATTTGTTGAGTAA
- a CDS encoding LapA family protein, whose protein sequence is MKNQWRIILGLVLTLLIVLFAVMNNMDVPINFGFSQLSAPLVIIIIGSAFLGAIIIALVATSTIWQQKKEIKRLKKQLGELEQSIDQKVADKRKELEREYNNKLAALQSDNEAQDPSTENQQEENTEEQNTKSE, encoded by the coding sequence ATGAAAAATCAATGGCGAATTATTCTTGGGTTAGTTTTAACCTTATTGATCGTATTATTTGCGGTGATGAACAACATGGATGTGCCAATCAACTTTGGTTTTTCTCAATTATCAGCACCACTTGTCATTATCATTATAGGTTCGGCATTTTTAGGAGCCATTATTATTGCACTAGTGGCTACAAGTACAATTTGGCAACAAAAAAAAGAAATCAAAAGATTAAAGAAACAATTAGGCGAATTGGAACAATCTATTGATCAAAAAGTGGCGGATAAACGAAAAGAGCTGGAAAGAGAGTACAATAATAAGCTTGCTGCTTTACAATCAGATAATGAAGCTCAAGACCCATCCACTGAGAACCAACAAGAAGAAAATACAGAAGAACAAAATACAAAAAGCGAGTAA
- the recJ gene encoding single-stranded-DNA-specific exonuclease RecJ encodes MKQANYHWQLSETVELPQEFIEQLKNESLPLFLGQLLWQRGIKTAEAIKTFFHPALDQLYDPFNLFDMEKAVTRVQKALENEEKILIYGDYDADGITSTSLMKETLELLGADVSYYLPNRFKDGYGPNIEVYKEKIADGVGLILTVDNGVGGSEAIDFANSQEVDVIVTDHHELPSNLPNAYAIIHPRHPEGHYPFGELAGVGVAFKFACALLDEVPTDFLDLVAVGTVADMVSLTDENRVLVVFGLQALKQTQRIGLLELLRVSQVSSETMDESTIGFAIAPRLNALGRLKDPNEAVELLTTFDQDKARYLSDQLNQINNERKTITQEITEEAMQQIQADKKIQIISGENWHEGVLGIVAGNIAQKVGQPTIVLTYTQEGLLKGSGRSVDSVNLFKLLDQVRELMASFGGHHAAVGLSITSDNLSYFIEKIDEILEVNQVQPVNHLSIDATLSLADVSLQHIEAMQSLAPFGMDNPLPYILFKDCTVINTRAVGADGNHLKLSIKDDSQANVEGIGFGFGPDITEFQSEPADIVAQLSINEWNHKRIPQIMLKDYCIDDLQVFDYRSKKYQQNLSFITPTLFVSFSSKETTKLADKIDHPIVTYEDQETFLNQINDVTFQQLVLANCPIDLNEAKKAIELAQVSRVFFLCSAKDEAYLDGIGTREQYAKLFQFISKQQWTDVRYKLSLIAQHLDIPENLLAFMIQVFFDLGFVTIKDGMMNQVQNPKPHALSESQTYQKRLSKIKTEEFLLLSDLPTLKHWLST; translated from the coding sequence TTGAAACAAGCGAATTATCATTGGCAATTGTCTGAAACAGTGGAATTGCCCCAAGAGTTTATTGAACAATTAAAAAATGAAAGCCTCCCTCTATTTTTAGGCCAGCTTTTATGGCAGCGTGGAATAAAAACGGCGGAAGCAATCAAAACTTTTTTTCACCCAGCGCTTGATCAGCTTTATGATCCTTTCAATTTATTTGATATGGAAAAAGCTGTTACAAGAGTTCAAAAAGCGTTGGAAAATGAAGAAAAGATTTTGATTTATGGCGATTATGACGCTGATGGGATTACTAGTACATCTCTTATGAAAGAAACATTAGAGCTTTTAGGTGCTGATGTTAGCTATTATTTGCCTAACCGGTTCAAAGATGGCTATGGCCCTAATATAGAAGTATACAAAGAAAAGATTGCGGACGGCGTCGGGTTAATTTTAACGGTAGATAACGGCGTTGGAGGAAGTGAAGCGATTGATTTTGCTAATAGTCAGGAAGTCGATGTCATTGTAACAGATCATCATGAGCTTCCCTCAAATTTACCTAACGCATATGCTATTATTCACCCTCGCCACCCTGAAGGGCACTACCCGTTTGGTGAATTAGCCGGCGTAGGTGTTGCTTTTAAGTTCGCTTGCGCTTTACTTGATGAAGTTCCCACTGATTTTTTAGATTTAGTAGCTGTTGGCACAGTTGCTGACATGGTTTCCTTAACGGACGAAAACAGAGTATTAGTGGTTTTTGGTTTACAAGCTTTAAAGCAAACACAACGAATTGGTTTACTTGAGTTACTGCGGGTAAGTCAGGTTTCATCTGAAACAATGGATGAGTCGACCATAGGATTTGCTATTGCCCCTCGTTTGAATGCACTAGGTCGCCTAAAAGACCCTAATGAAGCCGTAGAATTATTGACAACCTTTGATCAAGATAAAGCTCGCTATTTATCTGATCAGCTTAATCAGATCAATAACGAAAGAAAAACAATAACACAAGAAATTACCGAAGAAGCTATGCAACAAATTCAAGCAGACAAAAAAATCCAAATTATTAGTGGGGAAAATTGGCATGAAGGTGTATTAGGAATTGTGGCCGGAAATATAGCTCAAAAGGTTGGTCAGCCGACGATTGTTTTAACTTATACACAAGAAGGCCTATTAAAAGGTTCCGGGCGCAGCGTAGATTCGGTGAATCTATTTAAACTGTTAGATCAAGTTCGAGAATTAATGGCAAGTTTTGGAGGCCACCATGCTGCTGTAGGGCTTAGCATAACAAGTGATAATTTATCTTATTTTATTGAAAAAATTGATGAAATTTTAGAAGTTAACCAAGTTCAACCTGTAAACCATTTGTCTATTGATGCTACTCTAAGTTTAGCCGATGTTAGCTTACAACATATTGAAGCGATGCAGTCACTAGCTCCTTTTGGAATGGACAATCCTTTACCTTATATTTTATTCAAAGACTGCACTGTGATAAATACTCGTGCTGTCGGAGCAGATGGGAATCATTTGAAGCTATCTATAAAGGATGATTCGCAAGCAAATGTGGAAGGAATTGGTTTTGGTTTTGGACCAGACATTACAGAATTTCAAAGCGAACCAGCTGATATTGTAGCTCAATTATCTATTAATGAGTGGAATCACAAACGTATTCCTCAAATTATGCTAAAGGACTACTGTATTGATGATCTACAAGTGTTTGATTATCGTTCTAAAAAATATCAACAAAATTTGTCTTTTATAACGCCGACCTTATTTGTTAGCTTTTCTAGCAAAGAAACAACAAAGTTAGCAGATAAAATTGACCATCCAATTGTAACGTATGAGGATCAAGAAACTTTTCTTAATCAGATTAATGACGTTACTTTCCAGCAGTTGGTATTAGCAAACTGTCCAATTGATTTAAATGAAGCCAAAAAAGCGATTGAACTCGCTCAAGTTTCTCGTGTCTTTTTCTTATGTTCAGCAAAAGATGAGGCTTATTTAGATGGAATTGGTACTAGAGAACAATATGCAAAGTTATTTCAATTTATTAGTAAACAACAATGGACTGATGTAAGATATAAATTGTCACTTATTGCACAACATTTAGATATTCCCGAAAATCTATTGGCTTTTATGATTCAGGTGTTTTTTGACTTAGGTTTTGTTACAATAAAGGATGGAATGATGAATCAAGTGCAAAATCCAAAACCTCATGCATTGTCAGAAAGTCAAACCTACCAAAAACGTTTGAGTAAGATTAAAACAGAGGAATTTTTATTATTAAGTGATCTACCAACATTAAAACATTGGTTATCAACATAA
- the rnz gene encoding ribonuclease Z, whose protein sequence is MELEFLGTGAGLPAKHRNVTSIALRLLAERNAVWLFDCGEGTQMQILHTTIKPRKIEKIFISHLHGDHIFGLPGLITSRSNQAGDKPLEIYGPRGLEDFIRTSLKISKTHLNYPLKFIEISSDEQTLFEDEQFIVSCKKLDHGIASYGFRVTEKDHKGELQVEKLKALGIQPGPVYGKLKQGESITLADGRIVEGKDFVGEDKKGRIVTILGDTRYTTNAIALAEDADVLVHESTFNKHEEKLAKSYYHSTTQQAAKVAKKAGVNQLILTHISARYLNKDAIELEKEAQEVFSQTTIAKDFYWLEIPFQAREES, encoded by the coding sequence ATGGAACTGGAATTTTTAGGCACGGGCGCTGGCTTACCAGCCAAGCATCGTAATGTGACAAGTATTGCATTACGTCTTTTAGCCGAGCGTAATGCCGTTTGGTTGTTTGACTGTGGGGAAGGTACGCAAATGCAAATTTTGCATACGACGATTAAACCACGCAAAATTGAAAAAATTTTTATTAGTCATCTGCACGGTGACCATATATTTGGTCTTCCAGGATTGATAACAAGTCGTTCAAATCAGGCAGGGGATAAACCATTAGAAATTTATGGCCCTCGAGGATTAGAAGATTTCATTCGCACGTCCTTGAAAATTTCGAAAACACACTTAAACTATCCGTTAAAATTTATCGAAATTTCTAGTGATGAACAAACCTTATTTGAAGACGAGCAATTTATTGTGTCTTGTAAAAAGTTGGATCATGGGATTGCAAGTTATGGTTTTAGAGTAACTGAAAAAGATCATAAGGGTGAGCTTCAGGTTGAAAAACTAAAAGCTTTGGGAATTCAACCAGGACCTGTTTACGGTAAATTAAAGCAAGGAGAAAGCATAACTTTAGCAGATGGACGCATAGTTGAAGGAAAAGACTTTGTTGGCGAGGATAAAAAAGGTCGTATTGTAACTATTTTAGGCGATACTCGCTACACGACAAATGCGATTGCTTTGGCAGAAGATGCCGATGTCTTGGTGCATGAAAGTACTTTTAATAAACATGAAGAAAAACTTGCTAAGTCTTACTACCATTCGACAACACAGCAAGCAGCAAAAGTTGCGAAAAAAGCCGGTGTTAACCAACTGATCTTAACTCATATTAGCGCGCGTTATTTGAATAAAGATGCGATTGAACTAGAAAAAGAAGCGCAAGAAGTCTTTTCTCAAACGACGATAGCCAAGGATTTTTATTGGTTAGAAATTCCATTTCAAGCAAGGGAGGAAAGTTAA
- a CDS encoding alpha/beta hydrolase has protein sequence MKYLKWFIPIIGILIFAGLIYAGNYFYEYAIIPSEKDFLSPDTAPETAEEKQVEKWYTNEDNRSRWHVRSEDGLELSAIFLPAEKQKRKTAVLAHGYMDTAESMAEYAKMYHDMGYNVLVPDARGHGQSQGDYIGFGWHERKDYLRWIDQVLNRQGNDETITLYGVSMGAATVMMVSGENLPANVVSIVEDCGYASVKEELTYQLKDQFDLPAFPLISITSAVTKVRAGYFFGEADATKQLAKNKLPIFFIHGKEDKFVPFSMLDEVYQATDAPKEKWEVDHAAHADSYKQDPELYQEKVHSFLQQHINK, from the coding sequence ATGAAATATTTAAAATGGTTCATTCCTATTATAGGAATTTTAATTTTTGCTGGTTTGATTTATGCCGGAAATTATTTTTATGAGTATGCTATAATACCTTCTGAAAAAGATTTTTTAAGTCCAGATACTGCTCCAGAAACTGCCGAAGAAAAGCAAGTAGAAAAGTGGTATACCAATGAGGATAACCGCAGTCGTTGGCACGTTCGTTCGGAAGATGGGTTAGAATTATCAGCTATTTTTTTACCGGCTGAAAAACAAAAGAGGAAAACAGCGGTTTTAGCTCATGGATATATGGATACGGCTGAATCTATGGCTGAATATGCTAAAATGTATCATGACATGGGATATAACGTATTAGTGCCGGATGCTCGTGGCCACGGACAAAGCCAGGGAGATTACATTGGCTTTGGTTGGCATGAACGTAAGGACTATCTACGGTGGATCGATCAAGTTTTAAACAGACAAGGAAACGACGAAACGATCACCTTGTATGGAGTAAGTATGGGAGCAGCAACTGTGATGATGGTTTCTGGTGAAAATTTACCTGCAAACGTTGTTTCTATTGTGGAAGATTGTGGCTATGCTTCTGTAAAAGAAGAATTGACCTATCAGTTAAAAGACCAGTTTGATCTGCCAGCCTTTCCATTGATCTCTATAACGAGTGCTGTGACTAAAGTACGTGCTGGGTACTTTTTTGGAGAAGCTGATGCAACAAAACAGTTAGCTAAAAATAAACTCCCCATATTTTTTATTCATGGAAAAGAAGATAAATTTGTTCCCTTTTCAATGTTAGATGAAGTCTATCAAGCAACAGATGCGCCAAAAGAAAAATGGGAAGTAGATCATGCAGCGCACGCTGATAGTTATAAACAAGATCCAGAGCTTTACCAAGAGAAAGTACATTCTTTTTTACAACAACATATAAATAAGTAA
- a CDS encoding adenine phosphoribosyltransferase has product MNLEDYIASIPDYPEKGVTFRDISPLMADGEAFRAAVNEIVEYANQKQIDMVVGPEARGFIVGCPVAYELGVGFAPVRKPGKLPRKTIEVTYDKEYGEDTLSLHEDAIKPGQRVLICDDLLATGGTVKATTELVEKLGGTVVGCAFLIELLDLHGRDKIKDYEILTLLDY; this is encoded by the coding sequence GTGAATTTAGAAGATTATATTGCAAGCATTCCTGATTATCCTGAAAAAGGAGTTACTTTTAGAGATATTTCACCACTTATGGCAGATGGTGAAGCCTTTCGTGCGGCAGTTAATGAAATTGTAGAGTATGCTAACCAAAAGCAAATTGATATGGTAGTTGGTCCAGAAGCTCGTGGTTTTATTGTGGGCTGTCCAGTTGCCTATGAGTTAGGCGTTGGATTTGCACCTGTGCGTAAGCCTGGCAAGTTGCCTCGTAAAACAATTGAAGTAACCTATGATAAAGAATATGGAGAAGATACCTTATCACTTCACGAAGACGCTATTAAACCTGGACAACGCGTACTTATCTGCGATGATCTATTAGCAACTGGTGGTACTGTAAAAGCTACAACCGAGCTAGTGGAAAAATTAGGGGGAACTGTAGTGGGTTGTGCTTTTCTAATCGAGCTATTAGATTTACATGGACGAGATAAAATTAAAGACTATGAAATTCTTACTTTGTTAGATTATTGA
- the fabZ gene encoding 3-hydroxyacyl-ACP dehydratase FabZ, with product MEKFLTEEEVKEVIPNRYPILYIDFVDTIESGKKIIATKNVTINEDFFQGHFPENPVMPGALILETLAQAGSILILKSDEFQGKTAYIGGINKAKFRQKVLPGDTLKLSFEITKIKGTVGTAEAKATVEDKIAAECEFTFIVGDQ from the coding sequence ATGGAAAAATTTTTAACTGAAGAAGAAGTAAAGGAAGTTATTCCTAACCGTTATCCGATTCTTTATATTGATTTTGTGGACACAATTGAATCAGGAAAAAAAATCATAGCAACGAAAAATGTAACAATCAATGAAGATTTTTTTCAAGGGCATTTTCCTGAAAATCCCGTTATGCCAGGAGCATTAATTTTAGAAACTCTAGCACAAGCTGGTTCCATTCTCATTTTAAAATCAGATGAATTTCAAGGAAAAACCGCTTATATTGGAGGCATCAATAAAGCTAAATTTCGACAAAAGGTGTTACCAGGAGATACTTTAAAACTTTCATTTGAAATTACTAAAATAAAGGGAACTGTAGGTACTGCTGAAGCCAAGGCTACTGTTGAAGATAAAATAGCTGCTGAATGCGAATTTACCTTTATTGTCGGAGACCAGTAA